A single window of Dermacentor albipictus isolate Rhodes 1998 colony chromosome 1, USDA_Dalb.pri_finalv2, whole genome shotgun sequence DNA harbors:
- the LOC135900413 gene encoding tudor domain-containing protein 15-like, which yields MTACARCKIQHSASVELRMDPEVSNAAVASVKCPVIPQPSDPPFRARVPVDLTHYERPSKLFLRYGLSDSSESVDQGYCYIELNRHHVCEAFVGMCCMVCPENCNRQALRALVTDVRRDFDGRQILVHVLYVDKGRTDVVGLERVYPISENEALDPCQAVACCIRRIRPTLVSSCYDLHGLIDDVLYYYEAIFYGRSDRGIYEIDLFINCPETPTGPKRLNVAELLVFNGYAEFLDCLGDSPLGAVQLASDASCHLQPDGEGASEHSQPESRIIRADVPDRSPSTLSACTDSLSDTSSHCSELPAPVVPNENTVDIKVTFILTPDHWYGRPTSTAKELSEMHRIIESCGQVLCAKRDIKKGSYYIYRDLPHETGTRVRVEELLRAGKCRIFLIDYGNRKAVKSSCLFRMDPRLCSVGPLALRFQLVDIQPWAEWTEAAVIRFEELTCSDSSLTAVIVETRTSDDEFNDKIYLAKLLSETYGDVAECMSREGYARMPTVKHKKQTVAPNANLELSSFNPMQDDYNNPLNSYNVNTDDPGVAASNFVAKTERVCKFFSSQGYCRQGALCVFKHIAAEANSAILHVKEPVNECIRHLTPPEPGSRLLGQMSAFGSPKHFSLVFPYGRKPVDRLFSESTNFSSEETLETLMKDLQVFCRRSRFLENRLFVKSVGEFVAARSSEDSLWYRAQVASLGEGERLKVSYVDFGFSERLSLNEVRALDPRFTHLPIQSQQASLVDSELCSLSDETDWDAEMFRSFLQCVADKILLVETVCYTEGVLHVKLYFYRDNAVYNVTDYIKDLQVHPSQEKYYARSVFTRSNAHYT from the coding sequence ATGACTGCCTGTGCGCGCTGCAAAATACAGCATAGCGCGTCCGTTGAACTCCGGATGGATCCCGAAGTAAGTAACGCGGCGGTAGCGTCAGTGAAGTGTCCTGTAATACCGCAGCCATCGGACCCGCCGTTTCGAGCACGCGTTCCAGTTGACTTGACGCACTACGAGCGGCCAAGCAAACTTTTTCTGCGTTACGGCCTGTCCGACTCGAGCGAATCCGTCGACCAGGGTTACTGCTACATCGAGCTAAACAGGCACCATGTGTGCGAAGCGTTCGTCGGCATGTGCTGCATGGTGTGCCCCGAAAACTGCAACAGGCAGGCACTGCGAGCGCTGGTGACGGACGTTCGCAGAGATTTCGACGGCCGTCAGATACTGGTCCATGTCCTGTACGTCGACAAAGGCCGTACCGACGTTGTCGGACTCGAGCGTGTTTACCCCATCAGCGAGAACGAAGCGCTTGACCCTTGCCAAGCGGTGGCCTGCTGCATACGCAGGATAAGGCCAACATTGGTAAGCTCGTGCTACGACTTGCACGGGCTTATCGACGACGTGCTCTACTACTATGAAGCCATTTTCTACGGCCGCTCTGACAGAGGTATTTATGAGATAGACCTATTTATCAACTGTCCCGAAACCCCCACTGGGCCGAAGCGGCTGAATGTTGCTGAACTACTTGTCTTTAACGGTTACGCCGAATTCCTGGATTGTCTCGGCGATTCCCCTCTTGGGGCTGTACAACTGGCATCCGATGCGAGCTGTCATTTGCAGCCTGACGGCGAGGGCGCAAGCGAACATTCACAGCCCGAGAGTAGAATCATCCGCGCCGACGTACCTGACCGATCTCCTTCTACTCTTTCGGCCTGTACCGATTCACTGAGCGACACTTCTTCTCACTGCTCAGAATTGCCAGCACCAGTTGTACCAAACGAAAACACCGTTGACATTAAGGTTACATTTATCTTGACACCAGACCACTGGTATGGACGACCAACCTCCACTGCGAAAGAACTGTCAGAAATGCACCGCATCATTGAATCGTGTGGCCAAGTCTTGTGCGCAAAACGGGACATCAAGAAGGGGTCATACTACATCTATCGTGATTTGCCGCATGAAACTGGAACTAGAGTCCGTGTTGAGGAACTGCTGAGGGCTGGAAAATGCCGGATATTTCTGATTGACTATGGCAACAGAAAGGCTGTGAAATCTTCCTGCTTGTTCAGAATGGACCCAAGACTTTGTTCCGTTGGTCCACTTGCATTAAGGTTCCAGCTAGTTGACATTCAGCCATGGGCAGAATGGACAGAAGCGGCTGTCATCCGGTTTGAAGAACTGACATGCAGTGACAGTTCACTTACAGCAGTCATTGTGGAAACAAGAACTTCCGATGATGAATTTAATGACAAAATTTACTTGGCAAAGCTGCTCAGTGAGACCTATGGAGACGTGGCCGAGTGTATGAGCAGGGAAGGTTATGCAAGGATGCCGACTGTGAAACACAAAAAGCAGACCGTTGCTCCGAATGCAAATCTTGAACTTTCTTCTTTCAATCCCATGCAGGATGACTACAACAACCCTCTCAACAGTTACAATGTGAACACTGATGATCCGGGAGTGGCTGCTTCAAACTTTGTTGCCAAAACAGAGCGCGTCTGCAAGTTCTTTAGCTCACAAGGCTATTGCAGACAAGGTGCACTGTGTGTTTTCAAGCACATTGCTGCAGAAGCCAACTCAGCAATCTTGCATGTAAAAGAGCCTGTCAATGAGTGCATTAGACATCTGACACCACCCGAACCAGGAAGTCGGCTGTTGGGCCAGATGTCAGCGTTTGGCAGCCCAAAACATTTCTCTTTAGTTTTTCCTTATGGAAGAAAGCCTGTTGATAGGCTTTTCTCAGAGAGTACGAATTTCAGCTCAGAGGAGACATTGGAAACCCTTATGAAAGACCTCCAAGTCTTTTGCCGTCGTAGCCGCTTCCTGGAAAACAGGCTTTTTGTGAAGTCTGTCGGCGAGTTTGTTGCTGCTAGGTCCAGTGAGGACAGTCTGTGGTACCGAGCACAGGTTGCCTCCCTTGGCGAGGGTGAGCGGCTCAAGGTGTCATATGTAGACTTCGGGTTTTCTGAGCGGTTGTCGTTGAATGAGGTCAGAGCGTTGGACCCACGCTTTACGCACCTGCCCATTCAGTCACAACAGGCTTCCCTTGTAGACAGTGAATTGTGCTCCCTGAGCGACGAGACTGACTGGGATGCAGAAATGTTCAGAAGCTTCCTGCAATGTGTCGCTGATAAAATTCTTCTTGTTGAAACTGTGTGCTACACGGAAGGTGTTTTGCATGTCAAGCTCTATTTCTACAGGGATAATGCGGTTTACAATGTGACTGATTACATAAAGGATCTGCAAGTGCACCCAAGCCAAGAAAAATATTATGCACGCTCTGTCTTTACAAGAAGTAATGCTCATTATACTTAA